In the Puntigrus tetrazona isolate hp1 chromosome 19, ASM1883169v1, whole genome shotgun sequence genome, TGGGGGAGCTTGTGGTGAACATTGTCTTGTAGGAAACCAGAGCATTCGAGGACACGGCTGCTGGTTTTTCCTTAGAAAGCTCAAATGAAAACGTAGTGCTGTTTAAGGCTTGcgtgctttatttattgatttattggctgattgtttgattgtttttttgacCCTGAGATCTCCCACCCGCCAGCCTCTTAGCCGGGGACTCTCTACTACTTTtggttataaaatattaaaacttaaaataatatcagacattaacaaacattagtcacacacacacacacacacatatatatatatatatatatatatatatatatatatatatatacacacacacacacacacacacacagaaatttatgcacactacacacacacatttatgtatgtaaatatgcatatatgtgtctgtatgtaatatattagttttataaaGTCGAGGGACCACCTGGTTGAAAAccttgtatacacacacacacacacacacacgcatacacattatattgtgtaatatttatatatatatttctatctatctatcatacaaaatagttttttagcTACGTTTTTCTTAGCACTTTTTTCTTAgtactactaatattattactaCTTATATTAGTCATCGTACGTCTGGTTGAAAACCTAGATGATTTGGGTTATTTTCTGCAACATTAACGGTGCAGTTTTgaataatcattcataaaacaGCGAGAGAGAATCTGGGTCAATATTTTGTTTGATGTGTCTCCCCGCAGCATACAAAGAGAAGATGAAGGAGCTCTCCCTCGTCTCCCTCATCTGCTCCTGTCTCTACCCAGAGGCACGCAAGAACATCATGGGCGAGTTTGAAGGTaggaaatgaaaacattatacTGGTAATGAGGAGCACTGTAGAAGGAATTTACAATAACGTGCTGTGCTTTATAGTGCTCGTTCTGTCTGATATTCgtaatataactttttattgGCCTGCATGTGTACCAGCAGTACTACACATTTATTACCTTAACAGCTAATATAGATCAATAAACGTCTGATAAATGGTCAGGGTGGCTGTTTAGCAAAGTTATACGAGCTCATTTCGTGAGCAGAAGGCAGTCGGTGCGGTTTATTGCATGGATCCGGATGCTCATAGCTCACCAAAAGTGTAGAGGAATATTCGTTGCCTGACAAATACGTGCGTTTTAGACATGGAGGTGAAACCCATTAACAAGCGGGCTTCAGGCCAGGCCTTCGAGGTCATCCTCAAGCCACCCTCTCCCACGGTCGATGGCTCCTACAGCATCACCACACCTCCCAAAAAGAGGGACATGTCTCtggaggacatccagaagaagcTGGAGGCAGCCGAGGACAGGAGGAGAGTGAGTTACCCATTCATTTGTATTATGTATCAGTGTgtacattgtttttgaattgtattattttatttaatgtgaacTGATAAACagataattgatttttttctgccCCGCTTTTCCTCTCCAGTCCCAGGAGGCTCAGGTCCTGAGGGCCCTGGCTGAGAAACGCGAGCATGAGAGGGATGTCCTGCTGAAAGCCATGGAGGAGAACAGCAACTTCAGCAGGATGGCGGAGGAGAAACTCATCATGAAGATGGAGCAGATCAAGGAGAACCGTGAAGCCCACATTGCAGCCATGCTGGATCGACTGCATGAGAAGGTACTTGCGCTAAAAACAGTCTggagatttctttttttctttgtacatAACATAAATGCAGCATTAGAGACATTATTCCTCTGcctcaaagctgaattttcagcatcattactccaatcttctGTCTCTTCTGATCGTTATGtgatttaaacatgtttatctgtttcttaatattattagttgaaaacagttgtgacgtttaatattttatgtggaAACAGTGGTACGTTTTTTAAAGATGCTATGATAAATAGAGAGTTATGATAAAAAGAGCAGCTTTTATTTGCGTTCAGCGTTTAGGCTTAATAACGTGAAAAAAGGTAATGAAGTATTAAAAGTATCGCaagtgtttaaaattaaatgcataattttaccCACACTATGTACAGTAccacagattttaaaaaacttCTTGAGAAAATGGCATACTGTAACTAAAAATATCAGATATTATGATTTTTAGTGGACGGTGgataaaagaagcaaaaaatCATGGCGTCGTTTtattcaatcaataaataaatcaatgaaaatcTAATCTGGCTTTCTGTCACAAGAGGGCGCTACAGCACAATATTTCAGTGAGATGCAGGCTAAATGAAGGCGCCCcaaaaggctttttaaaataacagtgtcGTTCATTTTAATCAAC is a window encoding:
- the stmn2b gene encoding stathmin-2b isoform X1; the protein is MAKTAIAYKEKMKELSLVSLICSCLYPEARKNIMGEFEDMEVKPINKRASGQAFEVILKPPSPTVDGSYSITTPPKKRDMSLEDIQKKLEAAEDRRRSQEAQVLRALAEKREHERDVLLKAMEENSNFSRMAEEKLIMKMEQIKENREAHIAAMLDRLHEKEKHAQEVRRNKELMEELTA
- the stmn2b gene encoding stathmin-2b isoform X2, with product MKELSLVSLICSCLYPEARKNIMGEFEDMEVKPINKRASGQAFEVILKPPSPTVDGSYSITTPPKKRDMSLEDIQKKLEAAEDRRRSQEAQVLRALAEKREHERDVLLKAMEENSNFSRMAEEKLIMKMEQIKENREAHIAAMLDRLHEKEKHAQEVRRNKELMEELTA